In Hermetia illucens chromosome 1, iHerIll2.2.curated.20191125, whole genome shotgun sequence, one genomic interval encodes:
- the LOC119647163 gene encoding uncharacterized protein LOC119647163 yields MPGYIELCKTEKESETLNREKRGLINPVGKIYKLLFRIMDNDDHEEIMEHLMVIDTNNHNLIKLLNNQLQIKNVFQNNLNKIVENINHTNSSFKTLASDINNTTYHINKILVEIQLNHSLDLIKDELEKLIDNVNSARTGIVSRSILTYDEIDTYNLSIDELKDITTNVLIKSNILIFVINIPILTQPILSYYVSQVPNKYHQTLNIDIKNVVLYNNKYFKFEKHVKSLKNTLPCKNKNCIIEYKNNNQVSEIEKGLLLVIDVNEKLKQNCNEKLYELNGIFVIRFSNCNIEINEKVYTNNVKQFQQILMLEPIKNISNYNIKINMEQLKIENINNLEKIEEIKFVHKQNIIATSTIIIIIIIILTVLFIAYLYFKNNKSIKININESRREDIEKEGGVTYTPTHITTNFSNDI; encoded by the exons A TGCCAGGCTACATAGAATTATGTAAAACAGAAAAGGAATCCGAAACACTAAATCGAGAAAAACGCGGATTAATAAACCCAGTAggtaaaatttataaattactCTTCCGAATCATGGACAACGATGACCATGAAGAAATAATGGAACATCTAATGGTAATAGATACAAATAATCACAACCTAATAAAATTATTGAATAACCAACTAcaaattaaaaatgtatttcaaaacAACCTAAAtaaaatagtggaaaatatAAATCATACAAATAGTTCATTCAAAACATTGGCGTCTGACATAAATAACACAACTTACCATATAAACAAAATCCTTGtagaaattcaattaaatcACAGTTTAGATTTAATAAAGGACGAACTCGAAAAACTAATCGACAACGTAAACTCAGCTAGAACAGGTATAGTGTCTAGATCTATCTTAACATATGACGAAATTGATACATATAACCTTTCCATTGACGAACTCAAAGACATAACAACAAATGTCCTAATTAAAAGTAATATTCTAATATTTGTCATCAATATTCCAATACTTACACAACCAATATTGTCATACTATGTTAGCCAAGTACCAAACAAATACCACCAAACTTTAAACATTGACATTAAAAATGTAGTATTATATAACAACAAATATTTTAAGTTTGAAAAACATGtaaaatccttgaaaaatacattaccatgtaaaaataaaaactgtaTCATAGAATATAAGAATAATAATCAGGTAAGTGAAATTGAAAAAGGATTATTACTAGTAATAGATGTCaatgaaaaactaaaacaaaactgtaacgaaaaattgtatgaactAAACGGAATATTTGTAATTAGATTCAGTAATTGCAATATTGAAATAAACGAAAAAGTATACACAAACAATGTAAAACAATTTCAACAGATACTAATGCTCGaaccaattaaaaatatttcaaattataacattaaaataaatatggAACAACTAAAgattgaaaacataaacaatttggaaaaaattgaggaaatcaaatttgttcataaacaaaacattattgcaacaagtacaataataataataataataatcatactTACCGTACTATTTATTGCGTATCTgtactttaaaaataataaatcgatcaaaattaatataaatgaaAGCCGTAGAGAAGATATTGAAAAGGAGGGAGGAGTTACATATACACCTACTCATATTACAACAAACTTCTCCAACGACATATAA